The proteins below are encoded in one region of Balaenoptera ricei isolate mBalRic1 chromosome 6, mBalRic1.hap2, whole genome shotgun sequence:
- the LOC132367913 gene encoding LOW QUALITY PROTEIN: olfactory receptor 13C8-like (The sequence of the model RefSeq protein was modified relative to this genomic sequence to represent the inferred CDS: substituted 1 base at 1 genomic stop codon) — protein sequence MGKTNDSTLTELVLVGLSAHPKLQTVFFVLVLWMYLMILLGNGVLISVIIYDSHLHTPLYFFLCNLSFLDIXYTSSSVPLILDRFLTVRKRVSFSGCMVQMFLSFAMGPTVCLLLGMMALDCYVVICYPLRYLVIMSKGAYVPMAAGSWVAGIVDSVVQTSLAKQLPFCANSVINHFACEILAILKLTCADISINVISMGGSNLIVLVIPLLVISISYFFIVAAILRIPSTEGKRKVFSTCSAHLTVVIIFYGTYFFMYAKPKSKSSAGTDNQDIIEAFISLFYGVMTPMLNLLSYTLRNKDIKAAVKSMLGRKNFSDGI from the coding sequence ATGGGAAAGACCAATGATTCCACGTTGACAGAACTTGTCCTGGTTGGGCTTTCTGCCCACCCAAAGCTCCAGACAGTTTTCTTTGTGCTAGTTCTGTGGATGTACCTGATGATCCTGCTAGGAAATGGAGTCCTTATCTCTGTAATCATCTATGATTCTCATTTGCACACCCCCTtgtatttcttcctctgtaatcTTTCCTTTCTGGACATTTGATACACAAGCTCCTCTGTCCCATTAATTCTTGACAGATTTCTGACAGTAAGGAAAAGGGTTTCCTTCTCTGGATGCATGGTACAAATGTTTCTCTCTTTTGCCATGGGGCCTACAGTGTGTCTGCTTCTAGGCATGATGGCACTTGACTGCTACGTGGTCATCTGCTACCCACTGAGATACCTTGTCATCATGAGCAAAGGTGCTTATGTGCCCATGGCGGCTGGATCCTGGGTCGCTGGGATTGTTGACTCAGTGGTGCAGACATCTCTTGCAAAGCAATTACCATTCTGTGCTAACAGTGTCATTAATCATTTTGCCTGTGAAATTCTGGCTATCCTAAAACTGACCTGTGCTGATATTTCAATTAATGTGATCAGCATGGGAGGCTCAAATCTGATTGTTCTAGTTATTCCATTGCTAGTAATTTCCATCTCTTACTTTTTTATTGTTGCCGCTATTCTAAGGATCCCTTCCACGGAAGGAAAACGTAAGGTCTTTTCCACCTGTTCAGCCCACCTCACAGTGGTGATTATATTCTATGGAACCTACTTCTTCATGTATGCAAAGCCCAAGTCTAAAAGCTCTGCTGGTACAGATAATCAAGACATCATTGAGGCCTTCATCTCCCTCTTCTATGGAGTGATGACCCCCATGCTCAATCTTCTCAGCTACACTCTGAGGAATAAGGATATAAAGGCTGCTGTGAAGAGCATGCTGGGTAGGAAAAACTTCTCTGATGGAATATGA